CTTTCAACAGGATGGTAGAAATTTTAGATGAAGAAGATAGAAGGAAAAAAGCAAAAAGTGGGCGTAAAAGCAAGCTCTGTATAGAAGACAGGCTACTTATGGCATTGGAATATCTTCGTGAATATCGGACATATTTCCACATTGGTCGAAGTTATGGTATGAGCGAAAGTACGACCTATAAAATCATAAAGTGGATTGAAAATACATTGGTAAAACATCCGGATTTTGCATTGCCAGGGCGAAAAGAGGTTCTAAAAAGTGATATAGAATATGAGGTTTTAGTGATAGATGCAACAGAAACTCCTGTGGAAAGACCCAAAAAAAGCAAAAAAGATTTTATTCAGGAAAAAAGAAAAAGCACAGTATAAAAACACAGATTATTTCGGAAAAAGAAAGCAAAAAGATCATTTGCACGTCTTTTTCAAATGGTAGGAAACATGATTTTCGGCTTTTTAAGGAGTCAAAAGTGCACATACTACCAAGTATCAAAGTCCTAGCAGATAGCGGTTACAGAGGTCTACAAAAAATTCACGCAAATGTTGAATTGCCACATAGAAAAACGAAAAAGCACCCATTGACTAAGAAACAAAAGCAAGAAAATCAAGAGCTTGCAAGCAAAAGAGTTGTGGTTGAGAATGTAATCGGTTTGCTTAAAAGATTTAAAATTATTGCAGATAAATATCGCAATCGGCGAAAACGTTTTGGATTGAGATTCAATTTGATAGCTGGAATTTACAATCTAGAGTTGATGATGTGAATTTTGAAAGAGGTCTAGTATCTGGGATCTCATTTCACCTTATGATGGTGTCATCCTAATACTTTCCCCTGTCATCCCAGTGCTTGACACTGGGATCTCATTTCACTCTATAATAGCAGTGCCCCTTTTCTTGTCATCCAAGTAGCCCCTCTTCTGTCATCCCAGTGCCCAGACACTGGGATCCAGGATTTTGACTGTAAACAAGCATACTATACAACATTTTCAATGAAACTGCCAAAAACTGGATTCCAGCGTCACGCGCTGGAATGACACCTCTCTTGGGCTCTTTTAGCCATAAACATTAAGAAATTTACTAAGCAGAAAAAAGGCAAAAGAAACCCCGTTAGCCAGTTATTCACTATCTATTTTTTAAATTGGCGTTTTTTATTGTCTTAAATGCTTTAATAAGCGCATTTTAGCTTATTTGGGTAAAAACCCAGAAATGTTGTGAAGACATAAGGTGCACATAGTGCAAAAAATTAAAAATAAGACGCCAACTACGTTGTTTTCTTGCTGTTTAATCTGCACAGATGAAGATAACTGAATACCTTCAGTATCATGATAAGAGGACTGGCGGAGTTTGTCAAGGAAGTTTTTCGTTTCTATTCTCTACAAATGATAAAAGATCTAATACCTAAATAAATTTATTAGTTTATTACATGTCTCTTTTCATGTATAAATCTATAGAAAGTTTTATACGGAAGTTGTTTTATGAGCAAAATTATAGAAATTAGAGCACCAAAAACTCTTGGTGGTGAGTCAGTTACGGAAGGTATAGTAAAAATAAAGAAAAATATTGGAGAAGCAGTAAAAGTAGATGACTTGATCTTTGAAATTGAGACTGATAAAACAGCACTCGAATTAACTGCAGAAGCTTCAGGGCAAATAACTGAGTTTCTCGTAAAGGAAGATGATGTAATTAGCCCTGATCAATTGTTAGCGAAGCTTTCTGTGGGAGAAGTAAAAGAGGAAGTGAAAAAAGAAGATAAAAGCGAAAGTTCTGCTAAAAAAGATGCTCCATCAGCTCGTAAAATTATGGAAGAAAATGCAATTAATGCAGAAAGTGTCAAAGGAACTGGCATGGGAGGCAGAGTAACAAAGGCAGATGTGATAGGCCACATGAACAAAGCAGAACAGCCTGCAATAAAACAATACGAATTGCCAAAAAGTGTAGTAAGTGGGGAGCGAAGAGAAGAACGAGTAAAAATGAGTAAAATAAGGCAAGTAATTGCCGCTCGTTTGAAGGCATCACAAAATACTGCTGCGATACTGACCACATTCAATGAAATTGACATGAAAAATGTCATGGATCTAAGAGCAAAATATAAGGACGCCTTTGAAAAAAAATATGGAATAAAACTTGGTTTTATGTCGTTTTTTATAAAGGCAGCGGTGCAAGCACTGAAAGAAATTCCTGAAATTAACGCTGAGATC
The nucleotide sequence above comes from Wolbachia endosymbiont of Oedothorax gibbosus. Encoded proteins:
- a CDS encoding IS5 family transposase (programmed frameshift), whose protein sequence is MRYEETKELDEEKFRRLTGVKKATFNRMVEILDEEDRRKKAKSGRKSKLCIEDRLLMALEYLREYRTYFHIGRSYGMSESTTYKIIKWIENTLVKHPDFALPGRKEVLKSDIEYEVLVIDATETPVERPKKKQKRFYSGKKKKHSIKTQIISEKESKKIICTSFSNGRKHDFRLFKESKVHILPSIKVLADSGYRGLQKIHANVELPHRKTKKHPLTKKQKQENQELASKRVVVENVIGLLKRFKIIADKYRNRRKRFGLRFNLIAGIYNLELMM
- the odhB gene encoding 2-oxoglutarate dehydrogenase complex dihydrolipoyllysine-residue succinyltransferase, with translation MSKIIEIRAPKTLGGESVTEGIVKIKKNIGEAVKVDDLIFEIETDKTALELTAEASGQITEFLVKEDDVISPDQLLAKLSVGEVKEEVKKEDKSESSAKKDAPSARKIMEENAINAESVKGTGMGGRVTKADVIGHMNKAEQPAIKQYELPKSVVSGERREERVKMSKIRQVIAARLKASQNTAAILTTFNEIDMKNVMDLRAKYKDAFEKKYGIKLGFMSFFIKAAVQALKEIPEINAEISGDEIIYKHYYDIGVAVGTDKGLVVPVIRSADQMSFADIELTLVALGKKAREGKLQVSEMEGATFTISNGGVYGSLLSTPIINPPQSGILGMHSIQNRPVAVGNSIEIRPMMYIALSYDHRIVDGKGAVTFLVKIKNYIEDPNRLVLEV